From the Pelorhabdus rhamnosifermentans genome, the window ATATCTTGCAGCATCACCAAGAATTGACGAATCAAGTTCATCAGGTATCAGAGGAATTTGATTTTAAAGTTGCTTCACTAAAACTCAAGGCCATGGGCTTTTCCATTGACACGCTTACAAAAGAACAAGAAGCATACTTGGCTCAGGCTTAAAAACAGGGGAGTGGTCGGGCAGATGCTGATAGAAAAGGTGCAAAGTGAAATCATTGATGTGGGGCATAAACTATTGCGTTCCGGTCTTGTCACAGGGACATGGGGCAATATTAGTGCACGTGTAGCACGAGATACCCTTGCCATTACTCCCTCTGGACGTAATTATTTGTCTTTGGAAACGCAGGATATTGTTCTTGTTGACCAAAATGGCAAAATTAAAGAAGGTAAATTAACGCCGTCATCAGAACTTCCACTGCATGTCGCTGTTTATCAAGCTCGCAGCGATATTGGGGCTATTGTTCATACACATAGCGTATTTGCCAGTGCTTGTGCTGTAGCAAATAAAGCCATCGCGCCAATTATTGAAGAT encodes:
- a CDS encoding class II aldolase/adducin family protein, which encodes MLIEKVQSEIIDVGHKLLRSGLVTGTWGNISARVARDTLAITPSGRNYLSLETQDIVLVDQNGKIKEGKLTPSSELPLHVAVYQARSDIGAIVHTHSVFASACAVANKAIAPIIEDLLQVVGGSVEVAHYALPGTAELAHNAVKSLGNKNAVLLANHGVLGCGSTLSEALLCCELVEKAAQIYIYAQMLGGAISLSEDDISQMHAFYQQHYRQRQEEARREE